One Formosa agariphila KMM 3901 genomic window, AATAATGTAACATTACAATTTGAAAACACATTTTCAGGAAGATCTATTGTATTAGGAGACGCAACTTCTAGTTCTGCAACTGTAAATACATCTGCAGAAAACCAAGTACACCACTTTTCTGAATTAAAATATGTAATTAGTAACATCCGTCTTATTAAAGCCGATGGTACCGAAATACCTTACAATGTAAATAATTTAGATACTGGTGCAACTGTTGTTGACCAGGATAAACCTGAAACCTTACAATATGTTCTAAACAATATTCCAACTGCAGATTACAATCAAATTAAATTTGGATTAGGTGTAAAATCTGAAATTAACACTTTAGACGAAGTAAGTTTTCCGAATTTTTACGCAACTGCTGGAGCAAATGACACCGAAATGCACTGGGAATGGGGAACAGGATACCGTTTTACTAAAATTGAAGGATTCTACGATGCCGATAATAAAGCATTGTCTTTCCATTCTGGAAGTACTTTAGATGGTGAAAAAGATGATGAATCATCTTATGTTCCAGGTTATGATGCTTATAGAGATATCACTTTAAATTTACCTTCTGTAGCAGTAGTTGGAAATA contains:
- a CDS encoding MbnP family protein, with the translated sequence MKNFKKHLLLPVVALALVSCSDDDMPVANNVTLQFENTFSGRSIVLGDATSSSATVNTSAENQVHHFSELKYVISNIRLIKADGTEIPYNVNNLDTGATVVDQDKPETLQYVLNNIPTADYNQIKFGLGVKSEINTLDEVSFPNFYATAGANDTEMHWEWGTGYRFTKIEGFYDADNKALSFHSGSTLDGEKDDESSYVPGYDAYRDITLNLPSVAVVGNSGPTITIEADFDNLLSGKTYTIILTDANATPSAHTSISMSKYVDNIGGDGVSDITGMFSILSVEN